One Desulfurellaceae bacterium genomic window carries:
- a CDS encoding CocE/NonD family hydrolase, with translation MIVPARKRYKVVTEKNVPMTTRDGVTLYADVIRPDSAERFPVLLSRTPYGKMAAGDPNGPNALYARYGYVSVVQDCRGRFESEGDYDTIFQEAADGYDAVEWSARLPWSNGRVGTTGQSYLGLTQYLIACNDPMPPSLQCMAPVSASSDYHASWIYHTGGVSKWGWMVPYALFKGLDTLKRQGRKDLMEKMKGYVEGGEPAGARMTRWGSNAFTPLTDEWYRHLPIKDWGEILKEAAPYMAEHIAQADDGAYWQRANVNCFAETVTTPMLHVTSWYDIFAEGGPTAYQSISANSRFEAARTGQRLIIGPWGHLLPYTSPTSRGAGDIDFGPNALIDLNETLLRWFDYWLKDVANGIMDEPPVSVFSLGENRWQQLADWPPPAMRQVRYFLHSDGAANSLSGNGSLSSVPPGQEPADQYTYDPDDPVPSLGGNNLTIDMGVQDQRPVEERRDVLVYTSEPLSQPLEITGPVTVELWAASSARDTDFTAKLVDVHPDGYAQNLLNGIIRARYRDSATTPQLMEAGKAYRFTIDLWATSNVFLPGHRIRLEISSSHFPEFDRNLNTGQPFGEGTQGIAAEQTVFHQEDRASHIVLPLIPR, from the coding sequence ATGATCGTCCCAGCCCGCAAACGGTATAAAGTCGTCACCGAAAAGAATGTCCCTATGACAACGCGTGACGGGGTGACCCTGTACGCCGATGTCATCCGGCCCGACTCGGCCGAGCGCTTCCCCGTCCTGCTGAGCCGTACGCCCTACGGTAAAATGGCCGCAGGCGACCCCAACGGCCCCAACGCCTTGTACGCCCGCTACGGCTATGTGTCGGTTGTCCAGGACTGTCGGGGTCGCTTCGAGTCCGAGGGCGACTACGACACCATCTTTCAGGAGGCGGCCGACGGCTACGACGCGGTCGAGTGGTCGGCCAGGCTGCCGTGGTCAAACGGCCGGGTGGGCACGACCGGCCAGTCCTACCTGGGCCTGACCCAGTACCTGATCGCCTGCAACGACCCCATGCCGCCGTCGCTGCAGTGCATGGCCCCGGTCTCGGCCTCGTCCGACTACCACGCCAGCTGGATCTATCACACCGGCGGGGTGTCCAAGTGGGGCTGGATGGTCCCCTACGCCCTGTTCAAGGGGCTGGATACGCTCAAGCGTCAGGGCCGCAAAGACCTGATGGAAAAGATGAAGGGCTATGTCGAAGGCGGCGAGCCGGCCGGGGCCCGCATGACCCGCTGGGGCTCGAACGCCTTTACCCCGCTGACCGACGAATGGTACCGCCACCTGCCGATCAAGGACTGGGGCGAAATCCTCAAGGAAGCCGCCCCGTACATGGCCGAGCACATCGCCCAGGCCGACGACGGCGCCTACTGGCAGCGGGCCAACGTGAACTGCTTTGCCGAAACCGTCACCACCCCCATGCTCCACGTCACCTCGTGGTATGACATCTTTGCCGAGGGTGGACCGACCGCCTATCAGAGCATCAGCGCCAACAGCCGCTTTGAGGCGGCCCGGACCGGCCAGCGCCTGATCATCGGGCCGTGGGGCCATCTGCTGCCCTACACCTCGCCGACCTCGCGCGGGGCCGGGGACATCGACTTTGGCCCCAACGCCCTGATCGACCTGAACGAGACCCTGCTGCGCTGGTTCGACTACTGGCTCAAAGACGTGGCCAACGGCATCATGGACGAGCCGCCGGTCAGCGTGTTCAGCCTGGGCGAGAACCGCTGGCAGCAGCTGGCCGACTGGCCACCGCCCGCCATGCGCCAGGTACGCTACTTCCTGCACAGCGACGGAGCGGCCAACAGCCTGAGCGGCAACGGCAGCCTGTCCAGCGTACCGCCCGGTCAGGAGCCGGCCGATCAGTACACCTACGATCCCGACGATCCGGTCCCCTCGCTGGGCGGCAACAACCTGACCATCGACATGGGTGTGCAAGACCAGCGCCCGGTCGAAGAGCGCCGCGATGTCCTGGTCTATACCTCGGAGCCGCTCAGCCAGCCGCTGGAGATCACCGGGCCGGTGACGGTCGAGCTGTGGGCCGCGTCTTCGGCACGCGATACCGACTTCACCGCCAAGCTCGTCGATGTTCATCCCGACGGCTATGCCCAGAATCTGCTTAACGGCATTATCCGGGCCCGCTATCGGGACTCGGCGACCACCCCCCAGCTGATGGAGGCGGGCAAAGCCTACCGCTTCACGATCGACCTGTGGGCGACCAGCAACGTCTTTCTGCCGGGCCACCGCATCCGGCTGGAAATCAGCTCCAGCCATTTTCCCGAGTTTGACCGCAACCTGAACACCGG